One part of the Planctomycetia bacterium genome encodes these proteins:
- a CDS encoding NADH-quinone oxidoreductase subunit C: MTFPDITQIIDEKSGITLLSRHATALDPYLIVSPADWPALARFLYDEPRLHFDVLNCMTVVDFLETDPGKVAKAGFEPHLEVVYHLMSFSHRHRLVVKILLPRWKDNIVHQLPDVPTVTHIWPAANWHERECYDLGGVRFTGHPDLTRILMADDWLGHPLRKDYEYPLEYQGIRCR; this comes from the coding sequence ATGACATTTCCCGACATTACACAAATCATTGACGAAAAAAGTGGCATCACGCTGCTGTCACGTCACGCAACTGCACTCGACCCATACCTGATCGTTTCACCTGCAGACTGGCCTGCCCTGGCCCGGTTTCTTTATGATGAACCGCGTCTGCATTTCGATGTGCTGAACTGCATGACCGTGGTGGATTTCCTCGAAACCGATCCGGGCAAGGTGGCCAAGGCTGGATTTGAGCCGCATCTGGAAGTGGTTTATCACCTCATGAGCTTTTCACACCGTCATAGGCTGGTCGTTAAGATTCTGTTGCCCCGCTGGAAGGATAACATCGTTCATCAGCTTCCTGATGTACCCACGGTTACCCACATCTGGCCTGCAGCCAACTGGCACGAACGGGAATGTTACGATCTAGGCGGAGTTCGTTTTACCGGCCACCCTGACTTAACCCGCATCTTGATGGCTGATGACTGGTTAGGCCACCCGCTTCGCAAAGATTATGAATATCCTTTGGAATACCAGGGAATCCGTTGCCGATGA
- a CDS encoding TIGR03067 domain-containing protein, translating into MWCLLIGLLMPVADEPKQADLTAMQGEWGCTLNIRNGQRQPDDVAETLFRDVKDDVVIVSLFDKALQKSKIKLNPQASPKEIDSTMLDGPAKDKVSLGIYEFKDGQLYLCVAQPGQPRPTSFESKPGSNTSLTVWKLNKK; encoded by the coding sequence ATGTGGTGCCTCTTGATCGGTCTGTTGATGCCGGTAGCTGATGAACCCAAACAGGCTGATTTGACAGCCATGCAGGGCGAATGGGGTTGCACGCTGAATATCCGCAATGGTCAGCGTCAGCCTGATGATGTTGCTGAAACCCTGTTCCGAGATGTGAAGGACGACGTGGTAATCGTATCTCTCTTTGATAAAGCACTGCAGAAATCAAAGATCAAACTGAACCCGCAGGCATCACCGAAGGAGATCGACTCCACCATGCTGGATGGCCCAGCCAAGGACAAAGTTTCACTGGGAATCTATGAATTCAAAGACGGTCAACTATATCTCTGCGTTGCCCAACCAGGCCAGCCCCGGCCAACCTCGTTTGAATCGAAGCCGGGCAGCAATACATCTTTGACCGTTTGGAAGCTCAATAAGAAATAA
- a CDS encoding DUF885 family protein, whose product MAPYIEWYQADRGNLNRFYNITLSPNRQAQFRALYRQWLELLTRLPFDTYPQEAKVDYLLLKNYLTREQRQLEIRIKEQAEYMPLIQFAPKIIALEEARKRMEKIDPAKTAELLNGLKKEIDEQRTALSHRTKPTKFIANRASIVTSALQNHIRQWHNFHQGYDPLYSWWCEAPYKNVDEALGSYARYLRESVAGIRGGDEIVGDPIGKEMLLNELEYEMIPYSPEQLVTIANEEFAWCEAEMKKASQELGFGDDWKKALEKVKTLHEEPGKQPMMIRDLAWEAIDYVSKNDLVTVPELCKNTWRMEMMSPERQLVSPFFLGGEVIQVSFPTNSMQHEQKLMSMRGNNRYFSRATVHHELIPGHHLQGFMTARYRQHRQLFNTPFWVEGWALYWEMYLYANNFARTPEEKIGMLFWRMHRCARIIFSLSFHLGTMTPKECIDFLVDRVGHERDNATAEVRRSFAGMYGPLYQAAYMLGGLQVREMKKELVDSGKMKIKDFHDQILQQNSIPMELVRAAISNTPLTRDLKPGWKFYGEVKATEEKK is encoded by the coding sequence ATGGCTCCCTACATCGAATGGTACCAGGCTGATCGAGGCAACCTGAATCGCTTCTACAACATCACCCTGTCACCCAATCGCCAAGCTCAGTTCCGGGCACTTTACCGTCAATGGCTTGAACTGCTCACCCGATTGCCTTTCGATACCTATCCGCAGGAAGCCAAGGTCGATTACCTGCTTCTGAAGAACTACCTGACTCGAGAGCAGCGGCAACTCGAAATTCGCATCAAGGAGCAGGCCGAGTACATGCCGCTGATTCAGTTCGCTCCCAAGATCATTGCCCTCGAAGAAGCACGCAAACGGATGGAAAAGATCGATCCAGCGAAAACGGCGGAATTGCTCAATGGCCTCAAAAAAGAAATTGATGAACAACGTACCGCCCTCAGCCATCGTACCAAGCCAACGAAGTTCATTGCCAACCGGGCCAGCATTGTCACTTCCGCACTGCAGAACCATATTCGCCAGTGGCATAACTTCCATCAGGGTTACGACCCACTCTATTCCTGGTGGTGCGAAGCACCATATAAGAACGTGGACGAAGCCCTGGGCAGCTATGCCCGATACCTGCGTGAATCGGTCGCAGGCATCCGGGGCGGCGATGAAATCGTTGGCGACCCGATCGGCAAAGAGATGCTTCTCAACGAACTCGAATACGAAATGATTCCCTATTCCCCTGAGCAGCTTGTAACGATTGCCAACGAAGAGTTCGCCTGGTGCGAAGCGGAGATGAAGAAGGCCAGCCAGGAACTCGGCTTCGGCGATGACTGGAAGAAAGCGCTGGAAAAAGTCAAAACGCTGCACGAGGAACCAGGCAAGCAACCCATGATGATCCGCGACCTGGCGTGGGAAGCAATCGACTACGTTTCGAAAAACGATCTCGTCACGGTGCCTGAACTCTGCAAGAACACCTGGCGGATGGAAATGATGTCACCCGAACGGCAACTCGTCAGCCCGTTCTTTCTAGGCGGCGAAGTCATTCAGGTGTCGTTTCCCACGAACAGCATGCAGCATGAACAGAAACTGATGAGCATGCGAGGCAACAATCGCTACTTCAGTCGAGCCACCGTGCATCATGAACTCATCCCTGGGCACCATCTGCAAGGCTTCATGACGGCACGCTATCGCCAGCACCGCCAGCTTTTCAACACACCTTTCTGGGTTGAAGGCTGGGCACTCTACTGGGAAATGTACCTCTATGCCAACAACTTCGCCAGGACGCCGGAAGAAAAGATTGGCATGCTTTTCTGGCGTATGCACCGCTGTGCAAGAATCATCTTCTCGCTCAGCTTCCACCTCGGCACCATGACGCCGAAAGAGTGCATCGACTTTCTCGTTGATCGCGTTGGCCACGAACGGGATAATGCCACCGCAGAGGTACGAAGAAGCTTTGCCGGCATGTACGGCCCACTCTACCAGGCTGCCTACATGCTGGGCGGCTTGCAGGTTCGGGAAATGAAAAAAGAACTGGTAGACAGCGGGAAGATGAAGATCAAGGATTTTCACGATCAGATTTTGCAGCAGAACAGCATCCCCATGGAACTGGTCCGAGCCGCCATATCGAACACTCCGCTGACCAGAGACCTCAAGCCGGGCTGGAAGTTTTATGGGGAGGTGAAAGCAACAGAAGAAAAGAAGTAA
- a CDS encoding FHA domain-containing protein, with product MATLTFQVIDGVDKGLQFKDLATPITVGREEGNSVRLNDERISRFHAKIQFDQGDMILTDLESTNGTRVNGQLIHVHRLRVGDCVHLGRSVLLFGSLEEIAERETQMTQAAHHAAFSEKLDSSDDLHSLINKSVNQTDEVSPDFTIADDNVEVSSNESLKIGRFKFPPLPQKLSPSQAARLSEILDFLHRSLGAVIPAAQMNEDGTEVHLDFSTWQKLLQTELLLARYCRAITDPDH from the coding sequence ATGGCTACACTTACCTTCCAAGTCATTGATGGCGTGGATAAAGGTTTGCAGTTTAAAGATCTTGCCACCCCCATCACGGTTGGCCGAGAAGAAGGCAACAGTGTCCGGCTCAATGACGAACGTATCAGTCGCTTTCATGCCAAAATCCAATTTGATCAAGGCGACATGATCCTGACCGATCTTGAAAGTACGAACGGTACACGCGTCAACGGCCAGCTTATTCATGTTCATCGCCTTCGCGTCGGAGACTGTGTCCATCTAGGCAGATCAGTCCTCTTGTTCGGTTCGCTGGAAGAAATTGCCGAACGTGAAACGCAGATGACCCAGGCTGCTCACCATGCTGCCTTTTCTGAAAAGCTTGATTCCTCAGACGACCTGCACAGCCTCATTAATAAATCAGTCAATCAGACCGATGAAGTTTCACCGGATTTCACCATCGCTGATGATAATGTTGAAGTCAGTTCGAATGAATCACTCAAGATCGGTCGATTCAAGTTTCCACCGCTGCCACAGAAGCTAAGCCCCTCGCAAGCAGCCCGCCTTTCGGAAATACTCGACTTCCTGCATCGTTCTCTAGGTGCCGTTATCCCCGCCGCTCAGATGAATGAAGATGGCACCGAAGTTCACCTCGATTTTTCCACCTGGCAGAAATTGTTGCAGACGGAACTGCTCCTGGCACGTTATTGCCGGGCAATTACCGATCCAGATCATTGA
- a CDS encoding membrane protein insertase YidC, with product MGLDNLSQRSRFWLFVILTTGVLIGYSVLAKFLAGDDKAKKAQATQVEKKADKKDTAPSEKKVDDKQNVAANKEQEAVKPPEPVANPREKLNQLLAQLPSATEHTLGDDTTKIKVVFTDRGAAIRNITLNEHEGSDRQTGQRLEADASGKRPRLVLVTDDEDHNRLKLQPSRQFELLSYRFSLLNEQEQVSPELAALPWKQLPGATSEKVSYSVDIPAKNLKVTKNFSLAKDTYHVEMELQFAAIDPAKPVNFTYELSGPQGLPVEGLRWKQFSFRNYVFATQDADKPTTVYRTMEGVEKLKKDGTPNSFTLNDPKSRKVFLFGGVMIQFFASLAVVDHADGEATPYLIDKVLAEYVGPDADAPEYYKERQGRMTTKLISTPVILDKGQPQSHKYLLYAGPTKTLLLDYEKDVRPGLTKRYSEELHLNQMTDATDVTWTSFFRATGITGLLVGSTNIMHRLLENLYKFVGNYGIAIILMTVIVRLLLFPLSRKQAQNQAKMQEQMKVIRPEMEALKKKYANDRQQYAMAQMELFKKHKMSPLAGCNGCWILLLQMPVFLGLYFALRESMHLRMSSFLWIDNLAMPDMLLRWGDNFATNLPISFLYLGPYLHILPIIAVIVMYVYQKLMAPPAMDEQQEQQIKMMNYMTLVMGLAFYWVAAGLCLYFIVSSLWGMVERRFVKKAKDQAIAQWQDKREKMLNNENKPAAGVRGKLGDLWRDLQNKADKRK from the coding sequence ATGGGTCTTGATAATCTGAGTCAACGGTCACGGTTCTGGCTGTTCGTCATCCTGACGACCGGTGTGCTCATTGGCTATTCGGTGCTGGCTAAGTTCCTGGCAGGAGATGACAAAGCCAAGAAGGCCCAGGCTACGCAGGTAGAAAAGAAAGCCGACAAGAAAGACACTGCTCCTTCAGAAAAGAAAGTGGATGACAAGCAGAATGTAGCAGCCAACAAAGAACAGGAAGCGGTTAAGCCCCCAGAACCGGTCGCCAACCCTCGTGAAAAACTCAACCAGTTACTGGCACAGTTACCCAGTGCCACGGAACATACGCTCGGTGATGACACCACGAAAATCAAAGTAGTGTTTACCGATCGTGGCGCTGCTATTCGTAACATCACGCTAAATGAACATGAAGGCTCAGATCGGCAAACGGGGCAACGCCTTGAAGCCGATGCTTCAGGCAAACGGCCTCGCCTGGTGCTGGTAACGGATGATGAAGATCACAATCGATTGAAACTGCAACCCTCCCGTCAGTTTGAGTTGCTCTCCTACCGGTTTTCCTTGCTAAACGAACAGGAGCAGGTATCCCCCGAGTTGGCTGCATTGCCCTGGAAACAACTGCCCGGAGCAACTTCGGAAAAAGTCAGTTACTCAGTTGATATCCCTGCGAAGAACCTGAAAGTCACTAAAAACTTCTCGCTGGCCAAGGATACTTACCACGTTGAAATGGAATTGCAGTTTGCAGCCATCGACCCAGCCAAGCCTGTGAACTTTACCTATGAGTTAAGCGGCCCACAAGGCTTGCCGGTGGAAGGGTTACGCTGGAAACAGTTTTCTTTCCGCAACTATGTCTTTGCCACACAAGATGCAGACAAGCCGACTACCGTGTACCGCACCATGGAAGGCGTCGAAAAGCTCAAAAAAGATGGCACACCCAACAGCTTCACGCTTAACGATCCCAAGAGCAGAAAAGTTTTTCTCTTCGGCGGGGTGATGATTCAGTTCTTTGCCAGCCTGGCTGTGGTTGATCATGCCGACGGCGAAGCGACACCCTATCTCATCGATAAAGTGCTGGCAGAATACGTGGGACCTGATGCCGATGCTCCTGAGTACTACAAGGAACGTCAGGGGCGTATGACTACCAAGCTGATTTCCACGCCGGTGATTCTGGATAAGGGTCAGCCTCAATCCCACAAGTATCTTCTCTACGCAGGCCCCACCAAAACCCTCTTGCTCGATTACGAAAAGGACGTACGGCCTGGATTGACCAAACGATACAGCGAAGAGTTGCATCTCAATCAAATGACCGATGCTACCGATGTCACCTGGACATCATTTTTCCGTGCTACCGGCATCACCGGTCTGCTGGTAGGCAGCACGAATATCATGCATCGTCTGCTGGAGAATCTTTACAAATTCGTAGGCAACTATGGCATTGCCATTATTCTTATGACCGTGATTGTACGACTGCTGCTCTTCCCGCTGAGCCGCAAGCAGGCCCAGAACCAGGCCAAGATGCAGGAACAAATGAAAGTGATCCGCCCGGAAATGGAAGCACTCAAGAAGAAGTATGCCAATGATCGTCAGCAATATGCGATGGCACAGATGGAACTCTTCAAGAAGCACAAGATGAGTCCGCTGGCTGGCTGCAATGGCTGTTGGATTCTATTGCTCCAGATGCCGGTGTTCCTTGGACTCTATTTTGCACTGCGTGAAAGCATGCACCTGAGAATGTCGAGTTTCCTCTGGATCGACAACCTGGCCATGCCCGACATGTTGCTGCGCTGGGGTGACAATTTCGCCACCAATCTGCCCATCAGCTTCCTGTATCTGGGTCCATATCTGCATATCCTGCCGATCATTGCAGTGATTGTCATGTATGTCTACCAGAAGCTGATGGCTCCACCTGCAATGGATGAGCAGCAGGAACAGCAGATCAAAATGATGAACTACATGACTCTGGTGATGGGCCTGGCTTTTTACTGGGTCGCCGCAGGGTTGTGTCTCTATTTCATTGTTTCGAGCCTGTGGGGCATGGTGGAACGTCGCTTTGTGAAAAAGGCCAAGGATCAGGCAATTGCCCAGTGGCAGGATAAGCGTGAAAAAATGCTGAACAACGAAAATAAACCTGCAGCAGGTGTTCGCGGTAAACTAGGCGACTTATGGCGTGATTTACAGAATAAAGCCGATAAACGCAAATAA
- the ltaE gene encoding low-specificity L-threonine aldolase, translated as MIDLRSDTVTQPTEGMRAAMASARVGDDVFGEDPAVNQLEERVASMLGKEAALFVPSGTMSNQIGIRCHTQPGDELFCDVNNHIIHYETGAPAALNGVMCRTFEGQQGIIDVHHMDGQVKGDADYTPRTRLVCLENTHNRGGGKIYPLETMERVARWAHQQGLAVHLDGARLWNASVATGISLATWCNSVDSVSVCFSKGLGAPVGSALVGPKEFIKRARRIRKMFGGGMRQAGVLAAAAIYALDHHIDRLAEDHIHAKRLAELATAIQGISLGQDSVETNLIFLKLDENLGTAEELQHRLQAHGVLALPTARHTLRMVTHLDVSREQIEHTGQVMRQLLSNRSE; from the coding sequence ATGATTGACCTTCGATCCGATACTGTCACCCAGCCTACCGAGGGCATGCGAGCAGCCATGGCTTCAGCCAGGGTAGGCGATGATGTCTTTGGTGAAGACCCGGCGGTGAACCAGTTGGAGGAGCGGGTAGCTTCCATGCTGGGCAAGGAAGCTGCCTTGTTTGTCCCATCGGGCACCATGTCGAACCAGATTGGCATTCGTTGCCACACACAACCGGGCGATGAACTCTTTTGTGATGTCAACAATCACATCATTCATTACGAAACCGGAGCGCCCGCTGCCCTCAATGGCGTGATGTGCAGAACCTTTGAAGGCCAGCAGGGCATCATTGATGTGCATCACATGGACGGGCAGGTCAAAGGGGATGCTGATTACACGCCACGCACCAGACTGGTCTGTCTGGAAAATACTCACAACCGTGGTGGTGGGAAAATCTATCCACTGGAAACCATGGAGCGGGTCGCCCGCTGGGCTCATCAGCAGGGGCTGGCAGTGCATCTGGATGGCGCCAGGCTATGGAATGCCTCGGTAGCAACTGGCATTTCGCTGGCGACCTGGTGCAACTCGGTAGATTCCGTTTCCGTCTGTTTCAGCAAAGGACTGGGAGCGCCAGTGGGTTCAGCCCTTGTCGGTCCGAAAGAGTTCATCAAGCGGGCACGTCGCATCCGCAAGATGTTCGGAGGCGGCATGCGGCAAGCCGGCGTGCTGGCTGCTGCTGCCATCTATGCTCTCGATCACCACATTGATCGACTGGCAGAAGATCATATTCATGCCAAGAGACTGGCTGAACTGGCAACAGCCATTCAGGGTATTTCACTCGGCCAGGACAGTGTGGAGACCAACCTCATCTTTTTAAAGCTTGATGAGAATCTGGGCACTGCAGAGGAACTTCAGCATCGTCTCCAGGCACATGGAGTCCTAGCATTACCTACAGCCCGTCACACGCTGCGGATGGTAACCCATCTGGATGTCTCCCGCGAACAGATTGAACATACGGGACAGGTGATGCGACAACTTCTCTCTAACAGGAGTGAGTAA